The following are encoded together in the Phragmites australis chromosome 19, lpPhrAust1.1, whole genome shotgun sequence genome:
- the LOC133900858 gene encoding vacuolar protein sorting 38-like: MEDLGSPSAAPDPPPPPPEDDRWAILPASDAEGAYAPKVFHWEDLQQDLARLWSLSAALQAARDRKAHLAARLESALEARRAFLHQDNELAEMRQRLQEHADHMGDLKMDTKNVSEDVEDQREQLCVKIRTLSVASKTLGAARSKLEEANKLLSGENGRGRLKNLEQKLLMRQQHMITQVAQIYPVKPLDEQSPDHKPSLTSNIIKTSNAESMSPNGSQNRPLAILGLQLSKLSVKKASYFSDKTEFQKSTTVLGYAAHAVSLIASYLNVPLRYPLRFGGSQSYVLDHAPSVEPSSITSVLSSVPRNTSMRTMEFPLFFDAQETTRSAYAMFLLNKDIEQLLNYIGAESLGPRHVLANLKQLTTIIQSQQYISID, translated from the exons ATGGAGGACCTGGGATCGCCGTCCGCCGCCCCTGATcctcccccgcccccgccgGAGGACGACAGGTGGGCGATCCTGCCGGCCAGCGACGCCGAGGGCGCCTACGCGCCCAAGGTCTTCCACTGGGAGGACCTGCAGCAGGACCTCGCGCGCCTCTGGAGCCTCTCCGCCGCGCTCCAAGCCGCCAGGGACCGCAAGGCGCACCTCGCCGCGCGCCTCGAGTCCGCACTAGAG GCAAGACGAGCATTTCTCCATCAGGATAATGAGTTGGCTGAAATGAGGCAGAGACTTCAAGAGCATGCTGATCATATGGGGGATCTGAAGATGGACACGAAAAATGTGTCAGAGGATGTTGAGGATCAAAGGGAACAGCTTTGCGTCAAGATCAGAACGTTGTCGGTGGCAAGCAAGACTCTTGGGGCGGCACGAAGTAAACTGGAG GAAGCTAATAAATTGCTGTCAGGAGAAAATGGTCGTGGACGCCTTAAAAATCTGGAACAGAAGTTGCTGATGAGACAGCAACATATGATAACGCAAGTTGCTCAGATATATCCTGTAAAGCCTTTGGATGAACAGTCTCCAGATCACAAGCCCAGCTTAACTtccaacatcatcaaaacaa GCAATGCTGAATCAATGTCGCCAAATGGCTCCCAAAACAGACCTTTGGCCATATTGGGTCTACAGTTATCAAAGCTTTCTGTGAAAAAGGCCAGCTACTTCAGTGACAAGACAGAGTTTCAGAAATCTACTACTGTTTTGGGATATGCTGCACAT GCAGTCTCCCTCATTGCATCATATCTCAATGTTCCTCTTCGATATCCTTTGCGCTTTGGAGGTTCACAGTCATATGTTCTCGATCATGCGCCTTCAGTTGAGCCATCATCTATAACCTCAGTATTAAGTTCTGTCCCTCGGAACACAAGCATGAGGACAATGGAATTCCCTCTGTTTTTTGATGCCCAGGAGACAACAAGATCAGCCTATGCAATGTTCTTGTTGAACAAG GATATTGAACAACTTCTGAATTACATTGGTGCTGAAAGTCTTGGGCCGAGACATGTATTAGCTAACCTCAAGCAGCTGACAACGATCATCCAGTCACAACAATACATTTCTATTGATTAG
- the LOC133900635 gene encoding calmodulin-binding protein 25-like, with protein sequence MLMTAMHMDSTHAPSSSPTSPPWLPVLADHTHQLLYDLTASTPSPSPASAPPRHHLRHAAPATRRAAKRRPRPSRRLPTTYISADLASFRRMVHQVTGADDLPLPPPEVLHRPAPTRKALGPGTGALVLPTLDTSAFLLGTAGVPARAGALCDASAVLAPAPALEVEADGGGGPAYNSSAGNCGFPTLDSWDPLF encoded by the coding sequence ATGCTCATGACCGCCATGCACATGGACTCCACCCACGCAccatcctcctcccccaccTCGCCGCCGTGGCTCCCCGTCCTTGCCGACCACACTCACCAGCTTCTCTACGACTTGACGGCTTCtactccctccccctcccccgcctccgcgccgccgcgccaccacctccgccaCGCTGCTCCGGCGACCCGCCGCGCAGCcaagcgccgcccgcgcccgtcGCGCCGCCTGCCCACCACCTACATCAGCGCCGACCTCGCCAGCTTCCGCCGCATGGTCCACCAGGTCACCGGCGCTGACGACCTGCCTCTCCCGCCGCCCGAGGTCCTCCACCGACCGGCGCCCACCCGCAAAGCTttgggccccggcaccggcgcGCTGGTGCTGCCGACGCTGGACACGTCGGCCTTCCTGCTCGGCACggccggcgtgcccgcccgggcGGGCGCTCTGTGCGACGCGTCGGCTGTgttggcgccggcgccggcgttggaggtggaggcggatggTGGAGGAGGACCGGCTTACAACAGTAGTGCCGGCAACTGTGGCTTCCCGACATTGGACTCGTGGGATCCTCTGTTCTAA
- the LOC133899967 gene encoding uncharacterized protein LOC133899967, protein MAFDLNHLLSHIKTTVYSSIRLVYQSACDYPMLGAGILLLFLHKLCPSLIAFLLSSSPVFLLTALFLGALLRYGEPGAPVIGEETLENQHTLSPNSEISIIDCSVEEIENVDVKAHPAKRFESQAIYTEERTSDCILHFTHCDNENVTCVSADAVCAESSEFAKSNVIVDKEEGVKESYEKVELQESDNTNSERGHDGVKNQYQFGELMSSCWQPVMRQDPCSDSESDLTESSSDASITDIIPMLDELKPPANLGTGHRSSTFRENLNSSSDGDEDDSEDGDLSSNEDGAEEKKDDGNNWKDIAVLSSSDLEKNSNFESLMERRRAKNILKFELDKGLMDMQAADAIQKMEEVSRFHVQVPSISTPRCNPFDPSKCSEKTVELPQIPDSAPSVLLPWRKPFDIPFDQIVDHDRQLRETWTPRLYFPSTQHRKHGNLYVRQSTYLQHHIGIKPEKPELSGKDACDSHSDSDSERAGNNGKLFGSMEAHIGEEIKIVSAAISDACVLEVNYGINEGTKNTDSSDETASFYVQKSIPSASETKDSVCAGIEKWALPIQRK, encoded by the exons ATGGCTTTCGATCTGAACCATCTTCTATCGCACATCAAGACAACAGTGTATTCTTCTATCAGACTTGTCTATCAATCTGCTTGTGATTATCCAATGCTTGGCGCTGGCATTTTGCTGCTATTCCTGCACaaactttgcccttctctaatCGCTTTCCTGCTGTCTTCCTCCCCGGTCTTCCTGTTAACTGCACTTTTTCTTGGAGCACTTTTGCGTTATGGGGAACCAGGTGCACCAGTGATTGGAGAGGAAACATTGGAGAACCAACACACTTTGTCCCCTAATTCCGAAATTTCCATTATTGACTGTTCAGTTGAGGAGATTGAGAATGTTGATGTCAAGGCTCACCCAGCGAAGAGATTTGAAAGTCAAGCTATATACACTGAGGAGAGAACTTCTGATTGTATTTTGCATTTTACTCACTGTGATAATGAAAATGTCACGTGTGTGTCAGCCGATGCTGTTTGTGCAGAATCTTCTGAATTTGCCAAGAGCAACGTCATTGTGGACAAGGAAGAGGGTGTCAAAGAAAGCTACGAGAAGGTTGAGCTGCAAGAATCTGACAACACCAATTCTGAGAGGGGTCACGATGGAGTGAAAAATCAGTATCAGTTTGGTGAACTCATGAGCTCATGTTGGCAACCTGTAATGAGGCAGGATCCTTGTTCTGATTCTGAATCTGATCTTACCGAGAGTTCTTCTGATGCATCAATCACTGACATTATTCCGATGCTCGATGAGTTGAAACCACCTGCAAACTTGGGGACTGGTCACCGTTCCTCAACCTTCAGAGAAAACTTGAATTCTTCATCAGATGGTGACGAAGATGACTCTGAAGATGGTGACCTTAGCTCAAATGAAGATGGGGcagaagagaagaaagatgACGGAAATAACTGGAAGGATATTGCCGTTCTAAGCTCTTCTGATTTGGAAAAGAATAGTAACTTTGAGAGTTTGATGGAGCGGCGAAGAGCGAAGAATATTCTGAAGTTTGAACTCGACAAGGGGTTAATGGACATGCAAGCCGCTGATGCAATTCAGAAAATGGAGGAGGTCTCGCGCTTCCATGTCCAGGTTCCCTCCATTTCCACACCAAGGTGTAATCCGTTTGATCCTTCAAAATGTTCAGAGAAAACAGTAGAGTTACCACAGATTCCTGATTCAGCACCATCTGTTCTCCTTCCCTGGAGAAAACCATTTGATATTCCATTCGACCAAATTGTGGACCATGACAGGCAATTGCGGGAAACTTGGACTCCTCGCTTGTACTTTCCATCAACTCAGCATAGAAAGCATGGGAACTTATATGTACGGCAGTCTACTTATCTGCAACATCACATTGGCATAAAGCCAGAAAAGCCTGAACTTAGTGGAAAAGATGCTTGTGATAGTCACTCAGACAGCGATTCTGAGCGAGCAGGGAACAATGGCAAGTTGTTCGGTTCAATGGAAGCACATATAGGTGAAGAGATAAAAATAGTAAGCGCGGCAATTTCAGATGCATGTGTGTTGGAAGTAAATTATGGAATTAATGAAGGCACTAAAAACACTGATTCTAGCGATGAAACGGCTTCATTTTATGTCCAGAAATCCATACCTAGCGCTTCAGAAACAAAGGATTCAGTTTGTGCAG GTATTGAGAAATGGGCATTGCCTATCCAAAGAAAATAA
- the LOC133900585 gene encoding NDR1/HIN1-like protein 13, which produces MADRVHPMPQPSSSSPPRRPDRQADADAAAAPTETTPLRKSFRRPLAPPPGTYIVQVPKDLILRVPPPDRARRYRKLVARPTRRRRLRRACCFSCAAILLLILLAAAFVGAVYLIFQPRAPSFSVASISIRGLDNLTLSSSSTLSPELDAGVRADNGANKQVGIDYRGGSEVAVSYSGVRLASGDWPAFYQAPRNVTVFPAALRGQGVSFTEEQRKQLAAEQAAGAVPLTVEARVPVRLRFGKVLWTWTVDVKASCDVTVDRLAGNAAAANRGCRVRVKPLWWWWW; this is translated from the coding sequence ATGGCCGACCGCGTCCACCCCATGCCACAGccttcgtcctcctccccgcctcGACGACCCGATCGACAAGCCGACGCGGACGCTGCCGCGGCGCCCACGGAGACGACGCCGCTGCGCAAGTCCTTCCGCCGCCCtctggcgccgccgccgggcaCCTACATCGTGCAGGTCCCCAAGGACCTGATCCTCCGCGTCCCGCCCCCGGACCGCGCCCGCCGCTACAGGAAGCTCGTCGCGCGCCCCACCagacgccgccgcctccgccgcgcctGCTGCTTCTCCTGCGCCGCCATCctccttctcatcctcctcgCCGCGGCGTTCGTGGGCGCCGTGTACCTCATCTTCCAGCCCCGCGCGCCATCCTTCTCCGTCGCGTCCATCTCCATCCGCGGCCTCGACAACCTCACCCTCTCCTCGTCATCCACGCTCTCCCCGGAGCTCGACGCCGGCGTGCGCGCGGACAACGGCGCCAACAAGCAGGTCGGCATCGACTACCGCGGCGGCTCGGAGGTGGCCGTTTCCTACTCCGGCGTGCGGCTCGCGTCCGGGGACTGGCCCGCGTTCTACCAGGCGCCAAGGAACGTGACGGTGTTCCCGGCGGCGCTGAGGGGCCAGGGGGTGAGCTTCACGGAGGAGCAGAGGAAGCAGCTGGCCGCGGAGCAGGCGGCCGGCGCGGTGCCGCTGACAGTGGAGGCAAGGGTGCCGGTGCGGTTGAGGTTCGGGAAGGTGCTGTGGACGTGGACGGTGGACGTGAAGGCGAGTTGCGACGTGACGGTGGACAGACTCGCAGGgaacgcggcggcggcgaacagGGGGTGCAGGGTCAGGGTGAAGCCgctctggtggtggtggtggtga